A genomic window from Indioceanicola profundi includes:
- a CDS encoding methyltransferase, TIGR04325 family has product MPSPVALFVYARPLHAARTLRALQANAFADQTDLIVFSDGPRGPQDASAVAAVREVVRTARGFQSVTLVEHERNRGLAHNIIEGVTKVVEQHGRVIVVEDDLVTSPNFLRFMNNGLTCYEADDRVASIHGYCYPVRDLPETFFLRGADCWGWATWARAWKLFNPDGAALLKELKDRNLTRRFDLDGAMGYTAMLEAQIAGRNNSWAVRWHASAFLQEKLTLYPGRSLVHNIGNDQSGTHCGVTAQFDVVPAEAPVQVGGIPVEESALARQAFSDFFKQPQSRKAGRLRAAIKDWAPPALSRVARQLLPGRSTSFSGPFPTWSEAERNSTGYSQTHILEKVLAATRAVQTGAAAFERDSVLFDHPDYAWPVVSALMWSAARDGGSLRVLDFGGSLGSSYFQHRRFLKRLRNVKWGVVEQPHFVASGQQEIADENLQFFGSIDECAKAINPNVILLGSVLQYLPAPYSVLKDLAGTPACTLIIARTPYAASSSDTVLVQHVPPTIYPASYPFWLFSEQRLKLELGADWDLIGEETSGDGTYRQGDLTFSFHSMVLERSI; this is encoded by the coding sequence ATGCCCTCTCCTGTAGCTCTGTTTGTCTACGCCCGGCCGCTACATGCCGCTCGCACGCTGCGCGCGCTTCAAGCCAATGCGTTCGCTGACCAGACCGATCTGATCGTCTTTTCGGATGGCCCGCGTGGGCCTCAAGATGCTTCCGCGGTGGCGGCTGTCCGGGAGGTGGTTCGGACAGCTCGGGGATTCCAGTCCGTCACCTTGGTGGAGCACGAGCGAAACCGCGGTCTGGCACACAACATCATAGAAGGAGTGACCAAGGTTGTTGAGCAGCATGGACGGGTGATCGTGGTCGAAGATGATCTCGTCACGTCTCCGAACTTCCTGCGCTTCATGAATAATGGCCTTACCTGTTACGAGGCCGACGACCGGGTCGCCTCCATACATGGGTACTGTTATCCGGTACGGGATTTGCCTGAGACGTTCTTTCTGAGAGGAGCGGACTGCTGGGGCTGGGCAACCTGGGCTCGAGCTTGGAAGCTGTTCAATCCGGACGGCGCAGCCCTGCTCAAGGAATTGAAGGATCGCAATCTGACCCGTCGGTTCGACCTCGATGGTGCGATGGGCTACACTGCAATGCTCGAGGCTCAGATCGCGGGGCGGAATAATTCCTGGGCTGTGCGCTGGCACGCGTCGGCGTTCCTCCAGGAAAAGCTGACCCTCTATCCTGGCCGTTCGTTGGTTCATAATATCGGGAACGATCAGAGCGGCACGCATTGTGGCGTGACAGCCCAGTTCGATGTTGTCCCAGCCGAGGCGCCCGTCCAGGTCGGCGGCATCCCGGTTGAGGAGTCTGCTTTGGCGAGGCAGGCTTTCAGCGACTTTTTCAAGCAGCCGCAATCCAGAAAAGCCGGACGTCTGCGTGCCGCGATCAAGGACTGGGCACCGCCGGCATTGAGCCGTGTGGCACGCCAATTGCTCCCTGGCCGCTCGACGAGCTTTTCCGGCCCATTTCCCACATGGTCCGAAGCCGAGCGCAATTCCACCGGCTACTCCCAAACGCATATACTTGAGAAGGTTCTTGCTGCCACGAGGGCGGTCCAAACCGGAGCCGCTGCATTTGAACGGGATTCCGTCCTGTTCGATCACCCCGACTATGCATGGCCGGTCGTCTCAGCATTGATGTGGTCGGCAGCCCGGGACGGTGGGTCGCTCAGAGTTCTGGACTTTGGCGGTTCGCTCGGCAGTAGCTATTTTCAGCATCGGCGATTTCTCAAAAGGCTGCGCAATGTGAAATGGGGCGTTGTCGAGCAGCCACATTTCGTTGCCTCTGGCCAGCAGGAAATCGCGGATGAGAATCTGCAGTTCTTCGGCAGCATTGACGAGTGCGCAAAAGCGATAAACCCCAATGTGATCTTATTAGGAAGCGTGCTCCAGTACCTTCCCGCACCATACAGCGTACTGAAGGACTTGGCTGGGACCCCTGCTTGCACGCTGATCATTGCGAGAACGCCGTATGCTGCAAGCAGTAGCGACACTGTTCTGGTCCAACATGTTCCGCCGACCATATACCCGGCATCCTATCCGTTCTGGCTCTTTTCCGAGCAACGCCTCAAGCTTGAACTCGGGGCGGATTGGGACCTGATCGGTGAAGAAACGTCGGGCGACGGAACGTATCGACAAGGCGATCTGACATTCAGCTTCCATAGTATGGTCCTGGAGCGAAGCATATGA
- a CDS encoding class I SAM-dependent methyltransferase translates to MITRFKSYYVRQQFHPTLAGIFLNPFWIARRGLRRSMGENAKALDGRLLDVGCGSKPYRKLFSVSEYVGLEIESPSSRRAGNADFYYDGKQFPFDDASFDSILCNQVLEHVFDPQNFLSEIGRVLRPGGRLLLTIPFVWDEHEQPFDFARYSSFGLKSLLERHGFEVERQEKIGTDFSVIVQLVNAYIFKVLPENARVRLFATLALMAPITALGTLLTKALPKNPDLYLDQLVLARKV, encoded by the coding sequence ATGATTACCCGGTTCAAATCCTATTATGTCAGACAGCAGTTCCATCCAACGCTCGCAGGTATTTTCCTGAATCCATTCTGGATCGCGCGCCGGGGCTTACGACGTTCCATGGGGGAGAACGCAAAGGCCCTGGACGGCAGGCTCCTTGATGTCGGCTGCGGATCGAAGCCCTACCGTAAGCTCTTCAGCGTCTCCGAATATGTCGGGCTCGAGATCGAATCGCCCTCATCCCGACGCGCTGGAAATGCGGATTTCTACTATGATGGCAAGCAGTTTCCGTTCGACGATGCTTCGTTCGATTCGATCCTGTGCAATCAGGTGCTCGAACACGTCTTCGATCCGCAGAACTTCCTGTCGGAAATCGGGCGTGTTCTGAGGCCGGGTGGGCGGCTGCTGCTGACCATTCCCTTTGTCTGGGACGAACATGAGCAGCCGTTCGACTTCGCGAGATATTCAAGCTTCGGCTTGAAGTCTCTACTTGAACGTCACGGCTTTGAAGTCGAGCGGCAAGAAAAGATCGGTACCGACTTTTCAGTGATTGTCCAGCTCGTCAATGCGTACATCTTCAAAGTGCTTCCGGAAAACGCACGTGTCAGGCTGTTTGCCACACTGGCGTTGATGGCCCCGATCACGGCCCTTGGCACGCTGCTGACAAAGGCGCTGCCGAAAAATCCCGATCTCTATCTGGACCAACTGGTCCTCGCACGGAAGGTCTGA
- a CDS encoding NAD-dependent epimerase/dehydratase family protein, which yields MRREVAAAFEDRRVLITGGLGFIGSNLARRLVALGARVTLADSLIPLYGGNLFNIDDIRSQVSVNVCDVRDPHAMGYLIQGQDFLFNLAGQTSHMDSMTDPRTDLDINAAAQLSIVEACRQHNPGVRIVFASTRQIYGKPDYLPVDEQHPIRPVDVNGINKLAGEWYHLLYNNVYGLRACALRLTNTYGPGMRVKDARQTFLGIWIRLLLEGKPIKVFGDGLQLRDFNYVDDCVEALLLAASSDRTFGSVYNLGSREVIGLKNLAERLAAMVPGGRYELIPFPPERKAIDIGDYYSEFSKFSGQTGWEPQVGLNEGLRRTVAYYQAHHSHYWSASE from the coding sequence ATGAGGCGGGAAGTTGCCGCTGCATTCGAGGACAGACGCGTCCTGATCACCGGCGGCCTGGGTTTCATCGGGTCCAACCTGGCCCGCAGGCTGGTGGCACTTGGCGCGCGCGTGACGCTTGCCGACAGCCTGATCCCGCTTTACGGGGGTAATCTCTTCAACATCGACGACATCCGAAGCCAAGTCTCCGTGAATGTCTGCGATGTGCGGGATCCGCACGCCATGGGCTATCTGATCCAGGGGCAGGACTTCCTGTTCAATCTCGCGGGTCAGACCAGCCACATGGACTCCATGACCGATCCGCGCACCGATCTGGACATCAATGCGGCCGCCCAGTTGTCCATCGTGGAAGCGTGCCGGCAGCACAATCCCGGCGTCAGGATCGTTTTCGCCAGTACGCGCCAGATCTACGGAAAGCCGGATTATCTGCCCGTCGACGAGCAGCACCCGATCAGGCCAGTGGATGTGAACGGGATCAACAAGCTGGCCGGCGAATGGTACCACCTGCTGTACAACAATGTGTACGGCCTGCGCGCCTGCGCACTGCGTCTGACGAACACATACGGCCCAGGCATGCGGGTCAAGGATGCCCGGCAGACCTTCCTGGGTATCTGGATCCGACTGCTGCTGGAAGGTAAGCCGATCAAGGTGTTCGGTGACGGGCTGCAACTGCGGGACTTCAACTATGTGGATGACTGCGTCGAGGCGCTGCTGCTGGCCGCCAGCAGCGATCGAACCTTCGGCAGCGTCTATAATCTGGGCAGCCGCGAGGTGATCGGCCTGAAGAACCTGGCCGAGCGGTTGGCCGCCATGGTGCCGGGAGGCCGATACGAGCTGATTCCCTTCCCGCCTGAGCGGAAGGCCATCGATATCGGAGATTATTACAGCGAGTTTTCCAAATTTTCCGGCCAGACCGGATGGGAGCCGCAGGTCGGTCTGAATGAGGGCCTGCGCCGCACCGTCGCCTATTATCAGGCGCACCATTCGCATTATTGGAGTGCTTCTGAATGA
- a CDS encoding DegT/DnrJ/EryC1/StrS family aminotransferase has product MIQMNDFGSEPAQLREEMVAASRSVFESGWYVLGKQVESFEQEWAGVCGADHCVGVANGLDALEIGMRALGIGPGDEVITTPMTAFATVLAVLRAGATPVLADIDPANAILDPESVIRCLSPRTKAIAVVHLYGQVGPVDTLLDVARDRGIHLIEDCAQSHLAAFDGKPAGTFGAFAAWSFYPTKNLGAMGDAGALTTSSAELAETAAMVRNYGQSVRYYHPMLGMNSRLDELQAALLRVRLPYLEGWTARRREIAAAYHERIESPRVRLLARPAKPERHVHHLFVVTTDEREALQAHLRDRGVSSLIHYPVPVHQQDPCRHLPRDPKGLPNAERHAATCLSLPCHPGLSDEAVHQVIAAVNSF; this is encoded by the coding sequence ATGATCCAGATGAACGATTTCGGGAGCGAGCCTGCGCAGCTCCGCGAAGAGATGGTTGCGGCATCCCGAAGCGTGTTCGAGTCCGGCTGGTACGTTCTTGGCAAGCAGGTCGAGAGCTTCGAACAGGAATGGGCCGGGGTTTGCGGAGCCGACCACTGCGTGGGCGTGGCCAACGGCCTCGACGCTCTGGAAATCGGGATGCGCGCGCTGGGGATCGGCCCCGGCGACGAGGTCATCACCACCCCGATGACAGCCTTCGCCACCGTGCTGGCCGTACTCCGGGCCGGTGCGACGCCGGTGCTGGCCGACATCGACCCGGCAAATGCCATCCTGGATCCGGAGAGCGTCATCCGCTGCCTGTCGCCGCGGACCAAGGCGATCGCGGTCGTCCATCTCTATGGTCAGGTCGGGCCGGTCGATACGCTGTTGGACGTCGCCCGGGACCGCGGCATCCATCTGATCGAGGATTGCGCCCAGTCCCATCTGGCCGCATTTGACGGGAAGCCGGCGGGCACCTTCGGCGCCTTCGCCGCCTGGAGCTTCTACCCCACCAAGAATCTCGGGGCCATGGGGGATGCCGGCGCCCTGACCACCTCATCGGCGGAGTTGGCCGAGACGGCGGCAATGGTGCGCAACTATGGCCAGAGCGTGCGCTACTACCATCCCATGCTGGGCATGAACAGCCGGCTCGACGAGTTGCAGGCTGCGCTGTTGAGGGTGCGCCTTCCCTATCTCGAGGGCTGGACCGCCCGTCGCCGGGAAATCGCCGCGGCCTACCACGAGCGGATCGAGTCCCCGCGCGTGAGGCTCCTGGCAAGGCCGGCCAAGCCGGAGCGCCATGTCCACCATCTGTTCGTCGTCACGACGGACGAGCGTGAAGCGCTTCAGGCGCATCTGCGCGACCGGGGCGTATCATCCCTGATCCATTATCCGGTTCCCGTCCACCAGCAGGATCCCTGCCGGCATCTGCCGCGGGACCCGAAGGGCTTGCCTAACGCCGAACGGCACGCCGCCACCTGCCTGTCCCTGCCCTGCCACCCGGGCCTTTCCGACGAGGCGGTCCACCAGGTCATTGCCGCGGTGAACTCCTTCTGA
- a CDS encoding glycosyl transferase, translating to MEHYITIFDSNFLPQGLALHSSLKRHAGPFTLWVVCMDQRAADVLTGLAHPEIRPIPLAEVETPELLAVKAGRSRAEYCWTLTPHAPKWVFERDPTAQRATYVDADLFLMKSPSPVFAELEASGKSVLITEHAYDAEFDKSEESGRFCVQFMVFDRVGGEPVRRWWEERCMEWCFARSEDGKFGDQKYLDDWPVRFADQVHVLGKLDAFMAPWNARRFPYSGAIAWHFHDLRLLGPDKVRLQRGYRLPECVRRHVYGPYVTELRRATDRIGFSVVQAQAPDLRARIMSPLKEVYLNLLQIYRQRAGDVVELRR from the coding sequence ATGGAACATTACATCACCATTTTCGACTCCAACTTCCTGCCGCAAGGACTGGCGCTCCACAGTTCGCTGAAGAGGCATGCAGGCCCCTTCACGCTCTGGGTCGTGTGCATGGACCAGCGTGCGGCGGATGTCCTGACCGGCTTGGCTCACCCGGAGATCCGGCCGATTCCGCTGGCCGAGGTGGAAACGCCCGAACTGCTGGCTGTGAAGGCCGGGCGGAGCCGGGCGGAGTATTGCTGGACCCTGACGCCGCACGCGCCCAAATGGGTGTTCGAACGGGACCCGACGGCGCAGCGGGCCACTTACGTAGATGCGGATCTATTCCTGATGAAGAGCCCGTCGCCGGTGTTCGCCGAGCTCGAGGCCTCCGGGAAGTCGGTGCTCATCACGGAGCATGCCTACGACGCGGAATTCGACAAGTCGGAGGAGTCCGGCCGCTTCTGCGTCCAGTTCATGGTTTTCGACCGTGTTGGCGGCGAGCCGGTCCGACGCTGGTGGGAGGAGCGCTGCATGGAATGGTGCTTCGCCCGCAGCGAGGACGGGAAATTCGGTGATCAGAAGTACCTGGACGACTGGCCCGTGCGCTTCGCCGACCAGGTGCATGTGTTGGGGAAGCTCGATGCCTTCATGGCGCCGTGGAACGCCCGGCGCTTCCCCTATTCGGGGGCGATCGCCTGGCACTTCCATGATTTGCGCCTTCTGGGGCCGGACAAGGTTCGCCTTCAGCGCGGATACAGGCTGCCGGAATGTGTGCGCCGGCATGTGTACGGACCCTATGTGACGGAGCTGCGGCGTGCGACGGACCGGATCGGCTTCTCTGTCGTCCAGGCACAGGCGCCGGATTTGAGGGCCAGGATCATGAGCCCGCTGAAGGAAGTTTATCTGAACCTCCTTCAAATCTACCGCCAGCGCGCCGGCGATGTTGTCGAGCTGCGAAGATGA
- a CDS encoding glycosyltransferase family 2 protein, producing MPLKQKRITEKSALAMCKTIMTDAAETSPANPLISIVTVSFNNLDGLNRTIRSVADQTFRDYELIVVDGGSTDGTRELLDRLRPLVHQAVSEPDKGIYDAMNKGVRMARGEWIIFMNAGDLFADDTVLAASSSVLREGNAGIVYGDSILRYADGAERYRPAATQSRLPYGMICSHQAIFSRRKLNIAHPFTVAPVLSAPACDFDFLVTVYKAGEQFCKLDQAIARVEAGGISDLKRQAVLRHYVRVLKRHDLLNAQLGLFYAYHQARTVMVKLARACLPIRVLYAGRQLRYGKSIQH from the coding sequence ATGCCGCTCAAGCAGAAGCGCATCACTGAAAAATCAGCCCTAGCAATGTGCAAGACAATCATGACCGATGCGGCCGAAACCAGTCCTGCCAACCCGCTGATATCAATTGTCACCGTCTCGTTCAACAATCTTGATGGTCTGAACCGCACGATCAGGAGTGTGGCCGACCAGACCTTCCGGGATTACGAACTGATTGTTGTCGATGGCGGCTCCACCGATGGAACACGGGAGCTGCTGGATCGCCTGCGCCCGCTTGTCCATCAGGCCGTCAGCGAGCCGGACAAGGGCATATATGACGCCATGAACAAAGGCGTGAGGATGGCGCGCGGAGAGTGGATCATCTTTATGAACGCCGGCGACCTGTTCGCGGATGATACCGTTCTGGCTGCGAGTTCGTCCGTTCTGCGGGAGGGCAACGCCGGTATTGTCTATGGAGATTCCATCCTGCGTTATGCTGACGGTGCCGAACGCTATCGCCCAGCAGCAACACAGAGCAGGCTTCCATACGGCATGATCTGTTCCCACCAAGCGATCTTCAGCAGACGAAAGCTGAACATCGCGCATCCTTTCACGGTGGCACCTGTTCTTAGCGCACCAGCCTGCGATTTCGACTTTTTGGTCACGGTCTACAAGGCCGGCGAACAGTTCTGCAAGCTAGACCAAGCCATCGCCAGAGTAGAGGCCGGTGGGATCAGCGACCTGAAACGACAGGCGGTGCTACGCCATTATGTAAGAGTCCTGAAACGCCACGATCTTCTGAATGCTCAACTCGGCCTCTTCTATGCCTACCATCAGGCGCGCACGGTAATGGTCAAATTGGCACGCGCCTGCTTGCCCATTCGCGTGCTGTACGCGGGGCGCCAACTACGCTACGGGAAAAGCATCCAACATTGA
- a CDS encoding GumC domain-containing protein, with product MILPIKDTHIRGTDTSAIGEQEFALQIDTYGQLDLSEVATSFAQKWYIWPGIILLSALLTPVFMNMLDRGYRAEATIVIREQENSSPLSIIPGFQNSGGDSTFVAVVNSRSLAERLARDESLLALLGLPAVKLPLTQRVENNLSEFAGLPSSSLPTSAESVHSTVKSGVQLDTKSGIVKISFSNADPEVSSTLLSKILEESDELMKIIKLDEKRQRLIRLEQMLANVGSEPDRQSLITLHNRLSSSLAADQSLVPFAFTIIDSPSVWSQRNRPSLLLVFAGLVVITSAFAATIILAPHLIRRRLHG from the coding sequence ATGATTTTGCCAATTAAGGATACCCATATCCGTGGTACCGACACTAGCGCCATCGGGGAACAGGAGTTTGCTTTGCAAATTGACACATACGGCCAACTAGACCTCAGCGAAGTCGCGACCTCCTTTGCGCAGAAGTGGTACATCTGGCCGGGCATTATTCTCCTGTCAGCCCTCCTGACCCCGGTTTTCATGAATATGCTGGACCGTGGATACAGGGCGGAAGCGACTATTGTCATCCGGGAACAGGAGAACAGTTCTCCCCTCAGCATAATTCCCGGATTCCAGAATTCAGGAGGAGACTCCACCTTTGTCGCAGTAGTAAACAGCAGGAGCTTGGCCGAGCGGCTTGCTCGTGACGAAAGCCTGCTGGCTCTCTTGGGATTACCAGCAGTAAAGCTACCTTTGACGCAAAGAGTCGAGAACAACCTTTCGGAATTTGCTGGCTTGCCAAGTTCTAGCCTGCCGACCTCGGCGGAATCTGTCCATTCCACCGTCAAGTCCGGCGTCCAGCTGGACACGAAATCAGGCATAGTAAAAATCTCCTTTAGCAATGCAGACCCGGAAGTCTCGTCGACGCTCCTTTCCAAAATTCTGGAGGAGAGCGACGAACTGATGAAAATCATCAAACTTGATGAGAAGCGCCAAAGGCTCATCCGACTTGAGCAAATGCTGGCGAACGTAGGGAGCGAACCGGACCGGCAGAGCTTGATTACCCTTCATAACCGCCTCTCATCATCCCTAGCGGCTGATCAGTCGCTTGTTCCGTTCGCTTTCACTATTATCGATTCTCCTTCTGTATGGTCGCAGCGAAATAGGCCATCCCTCCTACTCGTATTCGCAGGCCTAGTCGTAATTACGTCTGCATTTGCAGCCACCATCATCCTTGCCCCGCACCTGATCCGGAGGCGATTGCATGGCTGA
- a CDS encoding glycosyltransferase, protein MAMPFIAHVNTTVYTGGAARTVALLADVLNRSHRAKCDVIIGRGRSDELRSVQSLDPGRIATILNVFAFRLLGSEAPLSRSRWELYLPELQKYDLIHLHNAHGYYLPMGALERILERPCVWTLHDYWLGTGRECYPPRSSTSKASWVSRMAPFYGRGYPVEFVDRSAWRGARLRALVGRHRPALIVPTADMLRRLGELGLEGLDVTVIPHGIFPDSQPEPAWDRDAARHALGIPADDFMVLFAAAQVDHPIKGFRCLAEAIRPIRENSFSLHVAGGRDQASRRLVGNGVTFHGQTDAGRMEMLMAACDLYVSPSYDETFGLTVVEALGQGARVLCSDLPVLREVSQGAASYFPVGDSRALAVLLQESIAEGCEQPSTRLQRARMIRRYYRFGSWASAHLHLYHRVICRGEV, encoded by the coding sequence ATGGCAATGCCTTTCATTGCTCATGTCAATACCACTGTGTATACGGGCGGGGCTGCCCGGACTGTCGCGCTGTTGGCGGATGTCCTGAACAGATCACACAGGGCGAAGTGTGATGTCATCATTGGCCGCGGTCGTTCAGACGAACTGCGTTCGGTGCAATCACTTGATCCCGGCCGCATCGCGACCATTCTGAATGTCTTTGCCTTCCGACTTTTGGGCAGTGAAGCTCCGCTATCACGCTCGCGGTGGGAACTTTACCTTCCTGAACTGCAAAAGTACGATTTGATCCACCTACACAATGCACACGGCTATTATCTACCGATGGGGGCTCTGGAAAGAATACTTGAGCGTCCTTGCGTGTGGACTCTCCATGACTATTGGCTAGGCACGGGCAGGGAGTGCTACCCTCCTCGGTCATCCACCAGTAAGGCTTCCTGGGTGTCCCGCATGGCTCCATTCTATGGGCGCGGCTACCCGGTGGAATTCGTTGATCGTTCGGCTTGGCGCGGCGCCCGCCTACGTGCACTGGTCGGCCGCCATCGGCCAGCCCTGATCGTTCCGACAGCCGATATGTTGCGCCGGCTGGGTGAGCTGGGGCTGGAAGGTCTGGACGTCACCGTTATCCCACACGGCATTTTCCCGGATTCGCAGCCGGAACCTGCTTGGGACCGTGATGCGGCGAGGCACGCGCTCGGCATCCCGGCCGACGACTTCATGGTGCTGTTTGCCGCGGCCCAAGTGGACCACCCCATCAAAGGATTCCGCTGCTTGGCGGAAGCAATTCGTCCGATACGGGAGAACTCCTTTTCCCTCCACGTTGCAGGCGGGCGAGATCAGGCGTCCAGACGCTTGGTCGGCAACGGTGTCACCTTCCACGGGCAAACGGATGCAGGCCGTATGGAGATGCTGATGGCCGCCTGCGATTTATATGTATCTCCATCCTATGACGAGACCTTTGGATTGACCGTCGTAGAGGCGCTAGGACAGGGGGCTCGTGTATTGTGCTCTGATCTACCTGTTTTGCGTGAGGTCTCACAGGGTGCGGCAAGTTATTTCCCTGTCGGGGATAGCCGCGCACTTGCAGTGCTCCTGCAGGAATCGATAGCAGAGGGATGCGAACAGCCAAGCACAAGGTTGCAACGCGCGCGGATGATCCGCCGCTACTATCGCTTTGGATCATGGGCGTCCGCCCACCTGCATCTCTATCATAGAGTTATATGCCGAGGAGAAGTTTAG
- a CDS encoding FkbM family methyltransferase yields the protein MSKSIKVHVSGWLQRSWARAMARPSTQKLNTFIHLLSLRGLGVMNYESEELSGEEAWSVAYVKHVPDAVVFDVGANVGRYAQFLTKEVPGVRIHAFEPHPKNFSRLSDGLRSSSVTCIQAAVGECRGELSLYDYSDQEGSSHASLYKEAISDLRNSEVKALSVPVLTLDEYCRKNGVERISLLKIDTEGNELKCLLGAGEMLKQGRIDAVLFEFNEMNVFSGATFKKFWDLLQGYKIYRLLPGGKLLEVKQYVPATCEIYAYQNIVALRRR from the coding sequence ATGAGCAAGTCCATCAAAGTTCACGTCAGTGGCTGGCTACAGAGGAGCTGGGCGCGCGCCATGGCGCGCCCGTCGACGCAGAAGCTGAACACGTTCATCCATCTCCTCTCCCTGAGAGGGCTCGGCGTGATGAACTACGAGTCCGAAGAGCTGTCCGGCGAGGAAGCCTGGAGCGTGGCATACGTAAAGCATGTGCCGGATGCCGTCGTGTTCGACGTCGGCGCAAATGTCGGCAGGTATGCGCAATTCCTCACCAAGGAGGTTCCGGGCGTAAGGATTCATGCCTTCGAGCCCCACCCGAAGAATTTCAGCCGCCTGTCCGATGGGCTGAGATCCTCATCGGTCACCTGCATCCAGGCTGCCGTCGGTGAATGCAGGGGTGAACTGTCGCTCTACGACTACAGTGACCAGGAGGGTAGCTCGCACGCGTCCCTCTACAAGGAGGCCATTTCGGATCTGCGCAACAGCGAGGTGAAGGCACTGAGCGTGCCAGTCCTCACCCTGGACGAATACTGCCGGAAGAATGGGGTGGAACGGATATCCTTGCTGAAGATCGATACCGAGGGCAATGAACTGAAATGCCTCTTGGGCGCGGGAGAAATGCTGAAACAAGGCCGGATCGATGCGGTTCTCTTCGAGTTCAACGAAATGAATGTCTTCAGTGGCGCCACTTTCAAAAAGTTCTGGGATTTGCTCCAGGGATACAAAATCTACCGGCTGCTTCCTGGCGGGAAGCTGCTGGAAGTAAAGCAGTATGTGCCCGCAACCTGCGAAATATATGCGTATCAGAACATCGTCGCCTTGCGCCGGCGCTGA
- a CDS encoding flippase produces MLQQRTQLVKALSNISWLLSGQVLRLGLGVVVGIWIARHLGPRDFGLFSYLQAIVTLAGALASMGLYEVVVRNLVRSPDQRDQTLGTAFMLQLAGGFFAAAVVNISVLMTEPNDTLAQSIAAILSITLVLRASEAVKYWFEAQVNSKYVVWAETGAVAAVAGIRLTLIFLDAGVTAFAYAALAEATFTSAALLIVYSRKQNRLRDWEFGWARARALLHDAWPLILANVAVLVYIKTDQIMLGRMIGEEAVGVYSAAVRLSESWYFLATAVINSVFPAIIAARAVSEQAYRDRLQALYRLMVGISFAVAVPVTFLSGWVTVLLFGPAYAAAGPVLATHIWGSLFVFLGVASGKALILDNRSDLSLQRTLAGAFMNVVLNLLLIPSYGIMGAAYATIMSQAAAALFYDLVHNATRDMFAMKLRAFSPLGAARQVADLYRSLKADRTA; encoded by the coding sequence ATGTTGCAGCAGCGCACGCAACTGGTGAAGGCCCTTTCGAACATTAGCTGGTTGCTCAGCGGTCAAGTTCTGCGCCTGGGGCTGGGCGTGGTCGTCGGCATTTGGATCGCCCGTCATCTCGGTCCACGCGACTTCGGCCTGTTCAGCTACCTTCAGGCCATCGTTACCCTCGCGGGCGCCCTGGCGAGCATGGGGCTGTACGAAGTCGTTGTGCGAAATCTGGTGCGGTCTCCAGATCAAAGAGACCAGACCCTTGGCACGGCATTCATGCTGCAACTGGCCGGCGGCTTCTTCGCGGCCGCGGTGGTCAACATTTCCGTGCTCATGACGGAGCCGAATGACACCCTGGCCCAGTCCATCGCCGCAATTCTCAGCATCACCCTGGTACTCAGGGCATCCGAAGCGGTGAAGTACTGGTTTGAAGCCCAGGTCAACTCGAAATACGTCGTCTGGGCCGAAACAGGGGCCGTGGCCGCGGTCGCCGGTATCCGGCTCACCCTGATTTTCCTCGACGCCGGCGTCACAGCCTTCGCATATGCTGCGCTCGCCGAAGCAACCTTCACCAGCGCGGCCCTGCTGATTGTTTATTCCCGAAAGCAGAACCGGCTCCGGGACTGGGAGTTTGGCTGGGCTCGGGCGCGGGCTCTGCTCCACGACGCCTGGCCCCTGATTCTGGCCAATGTCGCTGTGCTCGTCTACATCAAGACGGACCAGATCATGCTCGGTCGGATGATCGGGGAAGAGGCCGTGGGCGTCTATTCCGCGGCGGTTCGACTCAGCGAATCATGGTATTTCCTGGCGACAGCCGTCATAAACTCGGTCTTCCCCGCCATCATCGCCGCCCGGGCCGTGTCCGAACAGGCCTACCGGGACAGGCTACAAGCTTTGTACCGCCTGATGGTGGGAATCTCGTTCGCCGTCGCGGTCCCCGTAACGTTTCTGTCCGGCTGGGTAACGGTGCTGTTGTTCGGTCCGGCATATGCGGCGGCGGGCCCGGTCCTGGCCACCCACATCTGGGGCTCGTTGTTCGTGTTCCTGGGCGTCGCCAGTGGGAAGGCGCTGATCCTCGATAATCGTTCGGATCTCAGCTTGCAGAGAACACTTGCCGGCGCATTCATGAACGTCGTGCTGAACCTCTTGCTGATACCTTCCTACGGGATCATGGGTGCTGCCTACGCGACCATCATGTCCCAGGCGGCGGCGGCATTGTTCTATGACCTCGTTCATAATGCCACGCGCGACATGTTCGCGATGAAGCTCAGGGCTTTCAGCCCTTTGGGAGCCGCGCGACAGGTTGCCGACCTGTACCGATCGCTGAAGGCCGACCGCACGGCCTGA